The genomic segment aataTCTCATAATTCTGTAACCACAGaagtttatatatgtataaggCCATCTTTTGTGGGGGTAGGGCCAAGGGCAAAGCGCACAACAGGCTTCAACAGGGCTGCAAGCAACTCAAATTGCCTACATTTTAATAGTTTTAATTAAGAGTGTGATCTGATCCCCCCAGCCATATATGACCTGGCAAATGGACATAATCCAACAGCGTTTAAACGCCCATAGATTATATTATTAGAGTTAAAAATTGGAACTGATTTTTAActttaaaatctatattttttttggGATGGGGGTTGCAGCTGTTCAGTTTTATTAACTAGAAGCAACAGAAATGTCCAGAGAAACTTGGGACTGTCCCTAGAAATTAGGTACTTTTGGCAACTATGCTGGTACAGTTATAGTAAGCGACCTGTGGTCATCAATATATCAAGTGTGCAATAGAGCAATGGCCAATGACCGATAAACCAATATTTTCTTATATCTAGAAATGTCCAACAAGCACTTCCCTAAGCACTGACCATAAAGGGCACTTATGAAAAACCTAGTGGTGACTGGTAAGCGCTCCTTATGCAACACTGAACACAACAATCCTTTTCACTGGACTCCTGCATTACAGTGTGCTCTTTCATTACTAGCTGTCTGAGCTGCTTTTACTAAATATGAGTTTCTCCTCCACTGACAGAGCAAGGGGCTCCTAGCAATGCAGTAAGACTGGGAGCCCCAAAACAAATTAATCAAATTTGTTTAGCATGCAGCACCTCCAGTTATGTTAGCTGTTGCATAACAACTCCCAGATCCCCCTCCAGCCTCCCACTGGAATGGAATGCAAGGGAATTGCAGTTTAAAAACAACTGGACAACCCTGATGTACATAACTGAGATATCCGAAAACAACTGTTACACTTGTAGATGGTAAccccttttgggcagggctcttgtatcggttattgattgctttatatgttactctgtatgtccaatgtatgaaacccacttattgtacagcgctgcggaatatgttggcgctttataaataaatgttaataataataattacatgcCCTATGGTTTcctataaggcagtgatccccaaccagtggttcgtaagcaacatgttgctccccaaccctttgttTGTTGATCCCAGGGGGCTCAAAGCAggggcttgggggcaagtgttgattgcataaaacccagtgtaaagccaaacagagccttctataggctgtaCATAggcgctaccaaatagccaattatagctcttatttgcacccccaggaactttttccatgcgtgtgttgctccccaacacttttcccatttgtGGCTCACagctataaaaggttggggatccctgctacaAGGAATACTGGTGAAGCCAGTGACACATTTAGATTGAAAGCTAATTTAGATTGAAAGCTCAGGTCTTTACTAACACTTTAACTGTATTGCTGTGTATATTTTCGTATTAGTGTTTGTACAATACGAATTGCAAACATGCACAACTACATTACTAGTAGCAACAGTAAAGCATAAACTAGTAAAATGCCTATACCTACCCTGCATCCTGCCGTGTGCCCTGCTCCCTTACAGAACAATGAGATGGTTGCATAACGCCTCCATGTTGCTTGTGTAACTGCAGCCTCACCCGTGGGGGTGGCAATCGTCAGTCTTGCAGCAAAACTCGGCTTCCCTTTTCACTTTAATGAATATGATATGAATAGATACTTATATGCAGCTATTTATTCACTGCCTTTCTTCGTACAAATCGAATGTTCTCAAGACTGAGGCAAAACGAAATCATCGTATAAAACGCTTGTATGCCATTAAACTACGGCGTGAACGCTGTTACAGGCGAATTTTATTAAACCTAAAGTACATTTTACGCAATAATCTGCTTCTACCacataatatttaaaaacataatcaTAAGTGCAATTGTGTACAAGTAAGAAAAAAGGCGCGCTTTTTTTGTATCCCGGCGTAGCTGACAGCTGTTCTCGCTTACCCGCATACTATTGGCTGTCGGATTTTCTACCTCTACCAATAGCGAAGCAGCTACCGCGGTCAGACGCGAACACACCGGCCCGCCTCCTcgattctgattggctacatgaTCCCCAGGCGCCAAATCCGAACAGAGTATAAATAGTGCAGCCGGCGCGCCTTCTCTTCTCATCTTTCCCTCAGAGTATCGGCTGTTCTATTCCTTTCCCAGGGGACGTCGGGCAGGTCGTTTTAATCTATTTTACTTTACCCTTTCTTTCCTACGAAACTTTTACTTGAACAAAATGCTGTCTGCCCGCAAACCGTTCGCTCAGCTTAACGAGAACGTTTCTCCCATGAAGAACCTGACCCTGGCAGAGAAAGAGAATACGGTAAGGCTTCACCCTCCTACCCCCACCCCTCCTGGTTCGCATTAGGTTATTCCTTGTTTCTAACCTTCTGCTTCTGTCTCTACAGCCGCCTTCCCTTAACAGCACCCGAGTCCTGGCCAGCAAGACCGCCCGTAACATCTTCCAGGAGGCAGAAACGGTGAGACTGAGGGCTAAACCCCTAAGTAATATGCTTGTAGCCAAGGCTGTAGGCGCTACAACTGCCAGAATCCCCTACTGGGTGGGATGCCAAAAAAACTCAATATCCCTGTTCCACGACGGCGCCAAAAAGCGTTCTCTTAAAGGCACAGTGACGTCTTTGTTCCGAAGTTGGCGCCAAGTGTCACTGTGGGGGAGGGTGCATGGCCTCTCCCCGCCACTAGCTGGGGATTACTGCATGGATCAGAGATTCACAGCTTAGAGTACAATACCCACCGGAcgtttttaacatttatttattttaatagctATAGTGCTAAAAATAGCATGCAtacatactatttttttttttttttcgatttaGGATTTTATTAACTTCTGTATGATTTACTGTATAGTACTGAAGTTTGATAGCATGAAGGTGGTGCAATTGCTGTTTAAGTGTTGCATGCTGCTTTGATAATGCAAATATGGAAGAATTTGAGCTGCAGCATCCAAGTTGTCTTTATTATAGGTTAATACAgtctccctgtgcccctccccaagtaaactacaggtatgggatctgttatccgggaacccattactcagaaagctccaaattacggaaagcttaaTCATTTTAATCATATGAGTCATAATTTTAAGACAGacttctgtttctctgtaataataaaacagtaccttgtagttaatcccaactaagatataattaccccttattggggcagaacagccctattgggtttatttcatggttaaatgattcccttttctctaataataaaacagtacctgtacttgatcccaactaagatataattaccccttattgggggcagaacagccctattgggtttatttaatggttaaatgattcccttttctctaataataaaacagtacctgtacttgatcccaactaagatataattaccccttattggggcagaacagccctattgggtttatttcatggttaaatgattcccttttctctaataataaaacagtacctgtacttgatcccaactaagatataattaccccttattgggggcagaacagccctattgggtttatttaatggttaaattattcctttttctctgtagtaataaaacagtaccttgtaactggtcccaactaagatacaattaatccttatttgatgcaaaccCATTCTATTGggttaaatctttattttttttaaagtagactTGGTATGgcgatacaaattacagaaagaccccttatctggataatgggttctatacctgtactaggatcCCTGGGAGGGTTCCCTGTCAGAATGCAAGTTTGGGGTTAAATAAAATAGGTAAAAGCAGCACTTTCAGGCACCTACTGCATGACCATTCTAAAACAGATTTATTCTGCTTCTTAGACTAAGTCAAAAGCTCCAAAGGATCCTAGAATTCAGGATGAGCCCCTTCTGAAGGATAATCCACATAGATTTGTGATCTTCCCCATTCAGTATCATGATATCTGGCAAATGTACAAGAAAGCAGAAGCTTCATTCTGGACTGCTGAGGAGGTATGGTGTACTTTTCTTAATGGAACATAAGCTTATGCAATACTTACACTGATACAATGTACTTATTGTAAATGCGTGTGCCAGTATGTGTTTAGCATTATATAGATGAGCTTTTTCTCTTCCAATGGAGGTTAATGCACAGACTTGATTTCACTAGAGTCTGTGACAGCATGGCTGCATTTTCCACTATCACCTCACCTTGTGCCGTTTCCTCTTGAAAGCAACTAGTGTAGGTCTTAACAATATTGGGTCACTGCCAACTAAACCACACTCAGAAGtgcagtaaactttttttttttattgtggttaTAGGGGTGGTGCAAATTTCTCATCTTTAGCTCAGCTGAGCATATTTTAGGTTCCATGAAAGGCAGCTGTTGTAATTGCAACAAGTTGCTACCATCTTGTAGATGAGATGTATCAACTGACCTAGAAAATTGTTAGTCCTCCTGGATTACTGCACTACCATCCCACCACATTAGAGGAACAGTAAATGACTAATTTTAGAAAATTGGCCCATAATAGAAAATGTttgtattaacattttatttataaagcgccaacatattccacagcgctgtacaataagtgggtttcatacattggacatacagagtaacatataaagcaatcaagaacggatacaagaggtgaagaaaaccctgcccaaaagagcttacaatctacaaggagagggttgagacacaaggtgtggataTCTGAACGTAACTGAACTTAAAGTGAATAACCACTTAAGCTTTACCTTCACCCTGGGAAAACATtaccatggtttttttttccataagctGCTTCAGTCATTGCATATCCTGTTTCTGGATGCTTGCATTAGATCTTACTTCCTTGATTTTGTATGGTTTGCAAGGATTAAACAAAACTCTTCCCCCTACAGGTCGATTTGTCTAAGGACCTTCGGCACTGGGAATCCCTGAAGGCAGAAGAAAAATACTTCATCTCTCATGTGTTGGCCTTTTTTGCAGCCAGTGATGGAATAGTAAATGAGAACCTGGTATGTAACTTGAATAACTCTTAATACAATAGCATGTCTGTGTGCAGACTGATATTTCATATTGTGTGTGGGGAACTGATTATAATCCTTTTCATAAATGTAGGTGGCTTGATTGAATAAGTTAACTGCTTAAAGGCATTATTCTCATGTCTAACTGTTCCCATTCCCTACTTCATTATTTGGTTGGGTTGCTGCAGATTCCACTGAAGTTATGTCTAAGCCTGCACGGATCAAATATCTGCACCAAATAAAATTGTATAAGCTGTTAGTCTGGAGATGTCACGGACCTTGCCACTACAGCTTGTACTTAGAGCAGCTTGGCATAGACTTAGAAATGCATGCCAACAACCTAAATGGGCATATTTGTAAGGTCATTACCTAAATTTTAAgcagagctgtaaagttgtggtcACCTTTTCTATAGAAACTTAATAGCAGTATGAAGCTTAAGATTTTAtaataaacttaaaggagaaggaaaggctaagtcacttgggggtgccaaaatgttaggcacccccaagtgacttggatcgcttaccttttacccgggctggtgcccctgtacgaagagaacagcaccagcctggggtagaagcgagtgcttcctacttcctattcgcttgcatgcgcagtagagtgaaaagccgaacttaaacaagaaagtcggctttttactctactgcgcatgcgccggcagAAGGATGAAGCGCttctacaggtaccccaggctggtgctgttttctccgaacaggggcaccagcccaggatacaaggtaagcaatctaagtcacttgggggtgcctaacattttggcaccccaagtgacttagcctttccttctcctttaagctgatcTGCTAATAAAGAGCAGCCAGGAAATTTTAAAGATTTGCTTGTCACGTGTGTGGTTTTTAATTGTTGCTTTTACCCTAGGTGGAGCGGTTTAGCCAAGAAGTGCAAGTTACAGAGGCTCGCTGCTTTTATGGCTTCCAAATTGCAATGGAGAATATTCATTCTGAGATGTACAGCCTTCTTATTGACACCTACATCAAAGATCCCAAAGAAAGGTAGGTCTTGATTCTAAACTGCTACAGGAAAACTGAGCCTTCTTACTAAATCTTAAGTTTATAAGTTGCATAAACTAATGGATCTTTCTATCCTTCAGGGAATACCTCTTTAATGCTATTGAAACTCTGCCTTGTGTGAAAAAGAAGGCTGACTGGGCTCTGCGCTGGATTGGTGACAAACAAGCAACTTATGGTAAGATTCCTTTTAGGTGGCATCAGCTGGCTCCTAAAGTGGTGATTTAATCAGATTGGAGACACTAATTGCTACATCCTATTTCTGTAGGTGAACGAGTGGTGGCATTTGCTGCTGTTGAAGGGATTTTCTTCTCTGGTTCATTTGCATCAATTTTCTGGCTAAAGAAACGGGGGCTGATGCCTGGACTCACTTTCTCTAATGAACTTATTAGCAGAGATGAAGTaagtctgatacctgtacttgcgCTCGCATTCTGTAAACACCTGGCTCCTTCTGCGTAACTtaacaaacttttatttttaccctTTCCCAGGGTTTACATTGTGATTTTGCTTGTCTTATGTTCAAACATCTCGTAAACAAACCATCAGAAGAGCGTGTTGTTCAACTTATTACTGATGCTGTTCAAATTGAACAGGTATGTTGCTTACTATACTGGACCATAGGTATCTTAACAAAACTATGACTAGTCATCTAGTGACTACAATTAGAATTGCAAGCCTGTCGGCATAAACCTATTAATCCCTTAAACTAACACCTAAAGGCAGTCTGCTTTTGACACATGTATATGTTCTGAGAGGGCTAATACTAGTAACTGTACTAGTATCGGTTGTGTTCCTAATAATCGGTCATCCCTATAACACTTATGCAGTCTGTCCTAAGGGAAGGTGGGTGACATGCAGCCCAGTGTTCATGCTATAACAAAGGTCTTAAATGTTTTGTTTCCTCTAGGAATTTTTAACTGAAGCTTTGCCTGTAAATCTCATCGGAATGAATTGTACATTAATGAAGCAGTATATCGAATTTGTTGCAGATCGTCTTCTTCTAGAGCTTGGCTTTAATAAGGTAATGGTTTTGAACTTACAAACTGAACCAGGGGTTTCTAAACTAGTAGTCCTAGACTTATAATGAACCCACCCTCCTGGAATGGGCACTGACCACACATATATTTCCctcaccagaggtgcaggctaatagagcctgcactccaaataaggggaaattatattttAACTGTCCCTGCCAGGGCTGGGCTACCCGCACTGGGAGGGAGTCCCCAGTGCATGCAGCCATGTTAGGGCACGCAACATGTGCATAGTAAGCAAGTGGGTCTGCTATCAGTTATTGGCAACCACTTGTTAGAACATGCCTAGTTTACCATTAGTTTATTTTAATAGAATGTGCTACAAAACGGGATAATTGAGAACCTAAATGGAAAAGAGATGGTTAACAAATATCAGATGACATAAATTCACATAGCACTCGCATGCATTTGTATAGCAATACTTGACCTGTGGTACTAAGCCCTATGCCTATTTCTCCTCTAGGTTTTCAAAGCCACTAATCCATTTGACTTCATGGAGAACATTTCTTTGGAAGGAAAGACTAACTTCTTCGAGAAGAAAGTTGGCGAATACCAGAAGATGGGTGTCATGTCAAAGCCAAAAGACAACACTTTCACACTAGATGCTGACTTTTAAGCACTGACTTGTGCCATAACATCTGTTACTTGAAAAGTGCTTCCATGGCCTGTTGCAACCAGCAGTATGGGGACAGTATAAGCTGCAGTACATGAAGAAGCAATGACTGAACTGGTGGGTTCTGCTGATGCTAGCATAGCCACTTTAGCCTGTACTTTTGGAAGCAGGGGCAGTGGATTTACATTGATAACACTCATGGGTACAGAAATTTTGTACAGCTTGTTGTGTATTTTACTGGGTGCTGTGTACTCTGTAGGGGGGGGAAGAAACTGCTGCTTGGCAgcatttcctttttaattttttatactttattttataaaagCTGCACTTTAcataataaacaaataagaaACTATTCCTTTGTCATGTACTAGATTTGCACACCATCACTTCTCCTGTATAGTACACTTGGCTGCTTTAGAGCAGGGGCCCTCAACCTTGTCAGCCACATTCCAATttagacttggagagcaacacaagcatgcaaaaggttctgcagggggtgccaaatatgagcTTAGCTGCTGGTAGCCCTTTGTCAAATAGCCTACAGGGCTGTCTGGCAGTACAAATGGCTCTGCCAACTCTGTATTACAATAACACCTTGCAGAACAACTTCAAGCAATTTAACCCCCTGCCTAACTTATTTATGGAAGGCAATAAATTCATGCAGGGGGATACCCTACTTGAAATAGCTGTGCTGCTGTTTGTAATACAAGGGATGCATTCTATTCCCTGATACAAATTGTCATTAATGCTCATAACTGGTTGGACAGCTTCAGTTTTTACCCTTAGGTATTTCAAGTCAATTTGATTCAGAACAGTTTGTGGGCATATCTGTGCCAATGTAGGCGGTCATGGGCATAAGATCTCTACAGTTAAGTATCTCATGGATGGGCTCATACACAGCATTGGATGCTTT from the Xenopus tropicalis strain Nigerian chromosome 5, UCB_Xtro_10.0, whole genome shotgun sequence genome contains:
- the rrm2.2 gene encoding ribonucleoside-diphosphate reductase subunit M2 (The RefSeq protein has 1 substitution compared to this genomic sequence), which codes for MLSARKPFAQLNENVSPMKNLTLAEKENTPPSLNSTRVLASKTARNIFQEAETTKSKAPKDPRIQDEPLLKDNPHRFVIFPIQYHDIWQMYKKAEASFWTAEEVDLSKDLRHWESLKAEEKYFISHVLAFFAASDGIVNENLVERFSKEVQVTEARCFYGFQIAMENIHSEMYSLLIDTYIKDPKEREYLFNAIETLPCVKKKADWALRWIGDKQATYGERVVAFAAVEGIFFSGSFASIFWLKKRGLMPGLTFSNELISRDEGLHCDFACLMFKHLVNKPSEERVVQLITDAVQIEQEFLTEALPVNLIGMNCTLMKQYIEFVADRLLLELGFNKVFKATNPFDFMENISLEGKTNFFEKKVGEYQKMGVMSKPKDNTFTLDADF